The DNA sequence GTTCGAGTTCTATGAGGCCATGGACAAATTCCTGGACGAACACATCGGCAGTGGCTACAAGCCCAAGGCGAAGGCCGCCTGATGGTCCCGTGACAACTGTGAGTAGAAAGGCGGCTCCAGGGCCGCCTTTCTTCATTCCAAGAGTATGGCGGGGGCGATACCTTGCGGCATGTCCGTGAGCGAACAGCTGAAACAGGAAAGTCTGCGACGACTGGAGGAAAGCCGCCAACGCATCCACCGCTGTCTGGACCTGCTGGGCGAGGAACGTGCCTGGCACCGGCCCAACGCCAACACGCCAACGGTGGGCAACTTGGTGCTGCACCTGGCCGGCAACGTGGGGCAATGGATCACCACCACCCTGGGCAACAGGCCCGATACGCGGGACCGTGACACGGAATTCGCCGAGACCGAGCCCCTCCCTATCGCCGACCTCAAACGCACCTTCGATAGCGTGTTGGACGCCGCCATGGGAACGATATCGAGCCTGACCGATCCCGACCTGGCGGCCACCTGGCGGGTGCAGGGCTTCCAAGAAACGGGCACCGCGATACTGGTGCATGTGGTGGAGCACATGAGCTACCATACAGGCCAGATCACCCTGCACACCAAGTTGGCGCTGGACATTGATACCGGCTGGTACGCGGACCAGGACCTCTCGGCGAAGGGTTGAAACACCCGGGTTGGATCTTTTTTTGGGGGGTCCAGGCGACGTGGACAACTTGGACAACGTCACGTGAACGATCCGTTCACGATCGCTGTTAGGGAACCCAAGGAAGACCCTAAGCGTCAAGGCTTCGTGAGGGAACATTGCCTTAACTTGCACCGACCTGCCTGGAACCCCCTACGCTACCATGAGAAAGGAACTACTGCTCTCCACTGCCATCGGACTGTGTTGTGCCCTGCCCCTGCGCGCCCAGGTGGTGATCAACGAGGTCACTTCTGCCAACTGGACCCTGATCCAGGACAACTTCGGGGAATACCGTGATTGGGTGGAGTTGTTCAACACCACGGCCGCACCGGTCGACCTGGGTGGCTGGTAC is a window from the Flavobacteriales bacterium genome containing:
- a CDS encoding DUF1572 family protein, with product MSVSEQLKQESLRRLEESRQRIHRCLDLLGEERAWHRPNANTPTVGNLVLHLAGNVGQWITTTLGNRPDTRDRDTEFAETEPLPIADLKRTFDSVLDAAMGTISSLTDPDLAATWRVQGFQETGTAILVHVVEHMSYHTGQITLHTKLALDIDTGWYADQDLSAKG